From a single Pelmatolapia mariae isolate MD_Pm_ZW linkage group LG20, Pm_UMD_F_2, whole genome shotgun sequence genomic region:
- the snai1b gene encoding snail family zinc finger 1b — MPRSFLVKKYFPYKKQHNRESYPESNTAFVPENFPLAELPSENGSALTCQPATLIFSVDILPRPHPLISPESLPPSPMGPLDLSSSPSCSSGEEEEDGGRTSDPPSPDTIQPIYHCLHCTKSYTSLSAFSQHQMSHQLSPCAPETPITTEASARPVFHCKHCPKEYNSLGALKMHIRSHTLPCVCTTCGKAFSRPWLLRGHIRTHTGERPFACQHCSRAFADRSNLRAHMQTHSEVKKYQCGSCSRTFSRMSLLNKHSASGCCPSS; from the exons ATGCCTCGGTCGTTCCTTGTCAAGAAGTATTTTCCCTACAAGAAGCAGCATAATAGGGAAAGCTACCCGGAGAGCAACACAG CTTTTGTGCCAGAAAACTTTCCACTGGCTGAACTTCCATCAGAGAACGGCTCTGCACTGACCTGCCAACCCGCCACGCTAATATTCAGCGTGGACATCCTGCCTCGACCTCACCCCCTGATTTCCCCAGAATCTCTCCCCCCTTCACCCATGGGCCCTTTGGACCTCAGCAGCTCTCCCTCCTGCAGCAGcggtgaggaagaggaggatggcGGACGTACTTCGGATCCACCAAGCCCAGATACAATTCAGCCAATCTATCACTGTTTGCACTGCACCAAGAGCTACACCAGCCTCTCTGCATTTTCCCAGCATCAGATGTCCCACCAGCTCTCCCCCTGTGCTCCCGAGACTCCTATCACCACAGAGGCTTCAGCACGCCCGGTCTTCCACTGCAAACACTGCCCCAAGGAGTACAACAGCCTGGGTGCCCTGAAAATGCACATTCGATCACACACATTGCCCTGTGTGTGCACCACGTGTGGCAAGGCTTTCTCCAGACCGTGGCTCCTCAGGGGACACAttcgcacacacacag gtGAGCGCCCCTTTGCTTGTCAGCACTGTAGCCGGGCCTTTGCCGATCGCTCCAACCTGCGCGCCCACATGCAGACCCACTCTGAGGTGAAGAAGTACCAGTGTGGCTCCTGCTCCAGGACCTTCAGTCGCATGTCTCTTCTGAACAAACACAGCGCCTCTGGATGCTGTCCTTCCTCGTAA
- the LOC134618842 gene encoding deoxynucleoside triphosphate triphosphohydrolase SAMHD1-like, producing MENRKRPSAAVSSPDDSFKTPEKKVSVVRVSDSDYMQWGVEEMCQYLRREGLREWVDTFKAQKITGVGLRDLRDADLEKIGVKCLGDRLRILNSLRKLWQIETEPSKVFNDPIHGHVALHPLLIKIIDTPQFQRLRNIKQLGGTYFVFPGASHNRFEHSLGVGYLAGQLVKALNERQPELLISRRDILCVQIAGLCHDLGHGPFSHMFDGVFIPKARPGITWKHETASLSMFDYLVEANGLRPVMEEHGLVLPEDLDFIKEQIAGPLDTTAAKGKKWLYKGRQKDKSFLYEIVANKRNGIDVDKWDYFARDCYHLGINNNFDYSRFLNFARVCEVDGQKHICTRDKEVGNLYDMFHTRNCLHRRAYQHKVCNIIETMITEAFLKADPHLQFEGTEGKMFTLSTAIDDMVAYTKLTDNVFEQILNSSSPELAEAKQILHNIVCRRLYKCLGQTTSETSIHVTQETIKSLEADLARSIPQSGTQDVNLQPEDFVVSVIVMDYGMKEKNPINNVRFYCKNDVTKAIQIRKNQVSKLLPEHFVEQLIRVYCKKTDDKTLEAAKKHFVQWCMDRNFSKPQDGDIIAPELTPLKPSWSNINEDGEEFASTQANSVNLNGKKKAKTKLF from the exons ATGGAGAATCGAAAGCGACCATCAGCAGCGGTTTCAAGCCCAGACGATAGCTTCAAAACGCCGGAAAAGAAAGTGTCAGTGGTCCGGGTGTCGGATTCGGACTACATGCAGTGGGGAGTGGAGGAAATGTGCCAGTACCTGCGAAGAGAAGGTCTTAGAGAATGGGTGGATACATTCAAGG CGCAAAAAATCACAGGTGTCGGGCTTCGGGATCTCAGGGATGCTGACCTGGAGAAGATTGGCGTAAA GTGTCTGGGCGACCGTCTGCGGATCCTAAACAGCCTCAGGAAGCTGTGGCAGATTGAAACTGAGCCAAGCAAG GTTTTTAACGATCCTATCCACGGGCATGTGGCGTTACACCCACTTCTCATCAAAATCATAGACACGCCTCAGTTCCAAAGATTGCGAAACATCAAGCAGCTAGGAGGGACCTACTTTGTCTTTCCTGGAGCGTCCCACAACCGATTCGAACATTCGCTTGG TGTGGGTTACTTGGCTGGACAGCTTGTAAAAGCTCTAAACGAGAGGCAGCCAGAGCTGCTTATCTCTCGCAGAGACATCTTGTGCGTGCAGATCGCTGGGTTGTGCCACGACCTGG GACATGGACCATTTTCCCACATGTTCGATGGTGTGTTCATCCCCAAAGCACGTCCTGGTATAACCTGGAAG CATgagactgcctctctctccatGTTTGACTACCTGGTGGAGGCCAACGGCCTGAGgcctgtgatggaggagcatgGGCTGGTGCTGCCTGAGGACCTGGACTTCATTAAGGAGCAGATCGCTGGACCGTTagacacaacagcagctaaGGGCAAAAAG TGGCTGTATAAAGGCCGTCAAAAAGACAAGTCCTTCCTCTACGAAATCGTGGCCAACAAAAGGAATGGCATTGACGTAGATAAGTGGGACTATTTTGCAAG GGACTGTTACCACCTGGGCATCAATAACAACTTTGATTATAGCCGCTTCCTAAACTTTGCCAGGGTGTGTGAGGTGGACGGGCAGAAGCACATCTGCACTCGAGACAAG GAAGTGGGAAATCTATATGACATGTTCCACACCAGGAACTGTCTTCACAGAAGAGCCTACCAGCACAAAGTGTGCAACATCATAGAGACTAT GATCACAgaggcttttttaaaagcagaccCACACCTTCAGTTTGAAGGTACAGAAGGGAAGATGTTCACGCTCTCCACTGCCATTGATGACATGGTGGCCTACACCAAGCTAACAG ATAATGTGTTTGAACAAATACTCAACTCCTCCTCCCCCGAGCTTGCAGAGGCGAAACAGATCCTGCACAACATCGTCTGCCGGCGCCTTTACAAGTGTCTGGGCCAAACTACCTCAGAAACTTCCATACATGTCACCCAG GAGACGATCAAGAGCTTGGAAGCTGACCTGGCTCGATCCATCCCTCAGAGCGGCACCCAGGACGTCAATCTACAGCCAGAGGACTTCGTAGTTAGT GTTATTGTTATGGATTATGGGATGAAGGAGAAGAACCCCATCAACAATGTGCGTTTCTATTGCAAGAACGACGTGACTAAAGCCATCCAGATACGCAAGAATCAG GTTTCTAAACTTCTTCCAGAGCACTTTGTTGAGCAGCTGATCAGGGTCTACTGTAAGAAGACAGACGATAAGACTTTGGAGGCTGCCAAGAAGCACTTTGTTCAGTGGTGCATGGACAGGAACTTCTCAAAGCCTCAG GATGGAGACATAATAGCCCCAGAGCTGACTCCTCTGAAACCCAGCTGGTCGAACATCAACGAGGATGGTGAAGAGTTCGCATCCACACAAGCAAACTCTGTcaatttaaatggaaaaaagaagGCCAAAACTAAGCTTTTCtag